In Blautia sp. SC05B48, a single genomic region encodes these proteins:
- the tnpB gene encoding IS66 family insertion sequence element accessory protein TnpB (TnpB, as the term is used for proteins encoded by IS66 family insertion elements, is considered an accessory protein, since TnpC, encoded by a neighboring gene, is a DDE family transposase.), translated as MKRFAEGASRIFLACRSTDFRKQISGLIATVTLNFKLDPYNSSYVFIFCNRRKDSIKVLRYDYNGFVLATKKLLDDMKFQWPRTPDEVKEITFQQVEWLLQGLEIERKCLKIWRSVI; from the coding sequence ATGAAGCGGTTTGCTGAAGGAGCATCCCGTATATTTCTTGCCTGTAGATCTACAGATTTTCGAAAGCAGATTTCAGGGCTGATTGCAACGGTCACGCTAAATTTTAAACTGGATCCGTATAATAGCAGCTATGTGTTCATCTTTTGCAACAGACGGAAGGATTCCATAAAAGTTCTGAGATATGATTATAATGGATTTGTGCTTGCGACCAAAAAACTTCTGGATGATATGAAATTTCAATGGCCCAGGACACCAGATGAAGTAAAAGAGATCACTTTTCAACAGGTAGAATGGCTTCTTCAGGGATTGGAAATAGAGCGTAAGTGCCTCAAAATATGGCGTAGTGTAATATAA